The following coding sequences lie in one Aureimonas sp. AU20 genomic window:
- a CDS encoding MFS transporter: protein MIVPSPSPRQAGREAALILLFLFGLALTNASLVTFMGFHIVHDLGQPPWAIGLYAGVTTLVSVTANRAAGERIDRGWPIARLVSLANLCMLAGTLILALPHDYARLLTLAAPLVALGQTATTSLYSLGRLHAERNGIDPARANTRLRTMTSLGWMIGPPLGFGAADLWGSASVFRHAAVLAALCLGLGFLCLPRGFRKDTPTPANSSAAAREDGPNPALRIAGLVCLLFSISQCLCAVSLPIFLIQDIGLPTFAPGLSFGVKCLFEVVLILSCAPLIARFGARTCLLASAGLGVLAYALLSKVHSIPTLIVGAAAEGVYYGLFAGVSASFVQGFSRGRIGRATSLYMNSLFLGSLAATSLLAALATFLSFRATILAAMGTMAGAAILLLLTRRFDAQSDLAASGRA from the coding sequence ATGATCGTGCCCTCCCCTTCTCCTCGACAGGCGGGCCGCGAGGCGGCTCTCATTCTCCTATTTCTGTTCGGTCTCGCGTTGACGAACGCTTCGCTCGTCACCTTCATGGGGTTCCACATCGTTCACGATCTCGGCCAGCCGCCCTGGGCGATCGGGCTCTATGCCGGCGTCACGACGCTGGTGAGCGTGACGGCCAACCGGGCGGCGGGCGAGCGGATCGACCGGGGCTGGCCGATCGCCCGGCTGGTGTCGCTTGCCAATCTCTGCATGCTCGCCGGCACGCTGATCCTGGCCCTGCCGCATGACTACGCGCGCCTTCTCACGCTCGCCGCGCCCCTCGTGGCGCTGGGCCAGACGGCGACCACGAGCCTCTACAGTCTCGGGCGGCTTCATGCCGAGCGAAACGGGATCGATCCCGCCCGCGCCAACACGCGCCTTCGCACCATGACGTCGCTCGGCTGGATGATCGGGCCGCCGTTGGGTTTCGGCGCGGCCGATCTTTGGGGCAGCGCTTCGGTGTTTCGCCATGCCGCAGTTCTGGCGGCGCTGTGTCTCGGCCTTGGCTTTCTCTGCCTGCCGCGCGGCTTTCGCAAAGACACGCCGACGCCAGCGAACAGCTCGGCTGCGGCGAGGGAGGACGGGCCGAACCCGGCGCTGCGGATCGCCGGGCTCGTGTGCCTGCTCTTCTCGATCTCACAGTGCCTTTGTGCTGTCTCGCTGCCGATCTTCCTGATTCAGGACATCGGCCTGCCGACCTTCGCGCCCGGCCTGTCCTTCGGCGTGAAATGCCTGTTCGAGGTGGTGCTGATCCTGTCCTGCGCGCCGCTGATCGCGCGCTTCGGCGCGCGAACCTGCCTCCTCGCCTCGGCGGGGCTTGGCGTCCTCGCCTATGCCCTGCTCTCGAAGGTCCATTCGATCCCGACGCTGATCGTCGGCGCGGCGGCGGAAGGCGTCTATTACGGCCTCTTCGCCGGCGTCAGCGCCAGTTTCGTTCAAGGCTTCTCACGCGGGCGCATCGGCCGCGCGACCTCGCTTTACATGAACAGCCTCTTCCTCGGCAGCTTGGCCGCCACCAGCCTCCTGGCGGCCCTCGCGACGTTTCTGAGCTTTCGCGCCACCATCCTCGCAGCGATGGGCACCATGGCCGGCGCGGCAATCCTGCTTCTCCTTACACGCCGCTTCGACGCGCAGTCTGACCTTGCCGC